The following is a genomic window from Citrifermentans bemidjiense Bem.
TGATCGAACGGCGCCACCAGTACGATCTTGTCCGGAGGCGGATGTTCGCCGGAAAGGACCGAGGCCGGCCCGCTCCCTAGCGACTCCCCGAGGACACAGACCGGCGTGCGCGGGAACCTCTCCCTGAGCAGACGGTAAGCCTGCCTGGCCGCGGCATCCAGGCTGGCACGGGACGGTTCCCCCGGCCGCGCGCCGTAGCCTGGGTACTCGAGGATGAAGACGGAATCGTTGCGCGAAAAGGAAGGGAGGGCATAGGCACGGTCGCTCGCCTGGCCGCCGTTTCCGTGCAGCATGAGCCAGACGTTTAGGGGCGCGGGGACCTCGCGGGCAAACCCGATCAGCTCCTGGCCGTGACGCCATTCGGAGAGGCCGTTGTTGCCGCTTTCATGGGTGGGGAAAAAGAGCAGCCGCCGCTGCCAGGTAGCCGCGACGAGTATCAGGGCCAAAAGTGCGACCAGCAGCAATACCGCTATGCGTAGCATCCGTCTCTCAGGAGAGGGTGAAGTAGATGGTGGCCCCGGCATCGACCTCCCCCTGCGCCCAGACAGTTCCGCCATGACGCTCCACGATCCGCTTCACGGTGGCGAGGCCGATCCCGGTCCCCTCGAACTCCGAGCCGTGCAGGCGCTGGAAGGCCCCGAACAGCTTGTCCTGGTAGGTCATGTCGAACCCCACCCCGTTGTCGCGGACGAAGAACGCGTTTTGCTCCCCCCAGTTCGATTTCCCGACTTCGATATGGGCGCATCCCCTGTCCCGGGAATATTTCCAGGCGTTGTCGAGCAGGTTCTCCAAAAGCTGCCTCAAAAGCACCCGGTCCCCATGCGCCTGAAGGCCAGGCTCGATCACCAGCTCGGCCTGGCGCGCCGGGTCGCTCTCCAGCAGTTCGCGCCCGATGCACCCGGCAAGCTCGCTCAGGCTGACAGGGACCTTATTCAATTCCAACCTGCCGATCCGGGAGAGCTCCAGCAAGTCGTCGATCAGATCCCCCATGATCCGGCTGGAATTCCGGATGCGGTCCATGTACCTTTTCGCCTCCGCCGGCAGTTCGGCGCCGAATTCCTCCTCGATGATCGCCGTGTAACTGTTTATGTGGCGCAACGGACCGCGCAGGTCGTGGGACACCGAATAGCTGAAGCTCTCCTGCTCCCGCATGGCGGTCTCCAATCGTGCCGTCCGCTCGACCACGCGCAGCTCCAGTTCCTCGTTCAGCATCCTGAGTTCCTGCGCCATGCGGCGCCTGTCGGTGACGTCCCTGGAGATCCCGAAGACGCCTATCAAATTACCCTTGCCGTCTTGCAGCGGGCCCTTGATCGCCTCGAAGATCCTCTCTTCCCCATCGGGGGCGAGGGTATGGAGCTCGAGAGTCTGGGGCTCGCGCGTATCCAGGACGAGCCGGTCCTTCGCCATCGCATTGCGCGCCACATCCGGAGAGAAAACGGCGAGATCGTCGTGTCCCAGGGCCGTGCCCGCGCTTACCCCGGTCATGACCTCGGCGGCACGGTTGAAGAGGAGGTACTGCCCCTGCAGGTTCTTCACGAAAACCGCGTCCGTCGTCCCATCGATCACCGCGTGCAGCAGCTCGCGATCTTGCAGCATCGAGCTCTCGACGCAGGCCCGGTCGTCCATGCTCATGCGCAGCTCCTGGTTCAGCGACAAAAGCCGCTGCTGCTCGCGGTCGTGCTGCTCCAAGAGCAGCCACAACATCATGGAACAGCAAAACGCGCTCATCACCAGCCCGACGGCCAGATCCTCACTCCTTTCATATGCGACTCCGTAGTAGGTGACAGAGCCCGGGAAAGCGATCTCCGCCGCCAAAAGGACCAGCGCGTCGGCAACGGCAAGAACAAGGAGCAGCCAGCGTGTCTTTCCCCGGTAAAAAATGGGAGCGTAGAGGAAGAGGCAGTAAAAGAAGTAGCCAGAGCTCCCGCTGGTGCCGCCGCTTG
Proteins encoded in this region:
- a CDS encoding sensor histidine kinase; the encoded protein is MEMPLFRLLCLLATAICFLVIIPTNYLHHRPAEINAAVFCFGLGTLWLFRRACLGKHHLKTFFFLLLFLLNLVWFPSGGTSGSSGYFFYCLFLYAPIFYRGKTRWLLLVLAVADALVLLAAEIAFPGSVTYYGVAYERSEDLAVGLVMSAFCCSMMLWLLLEQHDREQQRLLSLNQELRMSMDDRACVESSMLQDRELLHAVIDGTTDAVFVKNLQGQYLLFNRAAEVMTGVSAGTALGHDDLAVFSPDVARNAMAKDRLVLDTREPQTLELHTLAPDGEERIFEAIKGPLQDGKGNLIGVFGISRDVTDRRRMAQELRMLNEELELRVVERTARLETAMREQESFSYSVSHDLRGPLRHINSYTAIIEEEFGAELPAEAKRYMDRIRNSSRIMGDLIDDLLELSRIGRLELNKVPVSLSELAGCIGRELLESDPARQAELVIEPGLQAHGDRVLLRQLLENLLDNAWKYSRDRGCAHIEVGKSNWGEQNAFFVRDNGVGFDMTYQDKLFGAFQRLHGSEFEGTGIGLATVKRIVERHGGTVWAQGEVDAGATIYFTLS
- a CDS encoding alpha/beta hydrolase, which produces MLRIAVLLLVALLALILVAATWQRRLLFFPTHESGNNGLSEWRHGQELIGFAREVPAPLNVWLMLHGNGGQASDRAYALPSFSRNDSVFILEYPGYGARPGEPSRASLDAAARQAYRLLRERFPRTPVCVLGESLGSGPASVLSGEHPPPDKIVLVAPFDQLHRVAAYHYPFLPVRLLLSDDWDNVQSLRGYGGRVEIFGMRDDEVIPDRFAKALADSKQGALFREIEGGHNDWAAGGEVAIRNP